The DNA region TATCACATCAAGAACCCAAACATCATTGTAGTATTTCTTGTCTCCAACTCCACCAATCACATATACTTGTAAAGTGAGTTTTTGCCTTTGTTAATAATTGTTTAGTATATTTACTGAAAGACTACAGTATCAGTTACTTGCCTTCGACCCAAAATTCACAGAGGCATGACCGGCTCGAGCACCAGGTGATCGTCCAACAACATCCAGCTGGTAAGAAAGAGAACGAACCGTCATCTTACACAATCTTTAGACAATTATTATCTCTATATCTAGACTATAGGAAATAGAAAATCAAGACAAAGACTGAAGCTAGTACCTTTGACCACACTAGTGTGTCCATGTCGAGCACATCAACATCACCTTGATATCAGTCACTACAATCTCCACCATAAATATAGAGCCTATTACCGATCGCAACAGCACTATGACTATCCCTAGAAGCAGGCATTTCATCCCTCACATCAGGAGATGACCACCTCATAGTTTTAAGGTCAAAAACATGTAAATCATTCAAATAGTTTGCCTCGCCTTCACCACTACCACCAAAGATGACTAATTTATCACCACCAATGAGAGTAGCCGTGTGACTTTCACGCGGGGCAGGTGGATTGCCTTGACATTCGAGTTGAGTCCATTCTTGGCTCCTGACATCCAATACATGAATATCATTGACCTTCCTTAAGCCATTTGTACCCCCAAATACTACCATTCTGTGGCCAGCAAGAACAGCACTGTGGCTATCTCTTGGCCCCGGTCCTTGCCCTGTTGTCACAAGGATGCTCCAAGCCATTGCCTCAAGATTTAGTACAAGTACATCGCTAAAATGTAAACCCCCTCGACATCCCTGAAATTGAGAAAATCGATTTAATGGAGGTATATTTGACCACTAAAAGATATCAACCAATTCACACAAAGTTATCTAGACATATGCTGCACATATTAAAATTACTGTGGACCACTTCAATCTCTAGAACAGAGAATACCTTTATATACGTATCCAACACATATCAACAGGAAAAAATACTAAACCAGCAGAAAAACAACACCAAACAAGCAGAAAACAGCAATGCAGCAGAAAGAAACAGAAGAaaaacagcaaaaaaaaaaaacagcagagAACTAACgagcaacccaaaaaaaaaaacagcttcaTCCTAAACTGTTTTTAACCAGCAACCCAGCAGAAAAACAACACTAAACTGTTTTTAACCAGCAAATGAACACCTTCTCTCTCAAATCCAGAAAACACATCTTCTCTCTCGAAGTTGATCATTAAATGAACACCAAAAGCCAAACTAATTGCTATCACATTTAATAAAACTACCTGGCAAACAGATTGACCGACTCTCTCAGGGTATTCTCCTCCAGTAGCTCTTGATGCTCCCACAGCCTGTCATCAATTTACATAAATGAAATTTCAAATCTTTCGTGCTGTCTTCACTAAAAATTAGAAGTACAAAATGTACAAAAAAAGAAAATCTTTCTTCTTTCAGGCTACAATTTTCAAAGATTAAAAATAGGTATCACTAATGTCTAGAAAGACTAAAAATCATAAATGAAGATAGATATCACTAATGTCTAAAAGGAAAGATCTTTCTTCTTTCGAACTACTATTTCAAGGATTAACAATAGCTATCACTAATGTCTAAAATGAAATATCTTTCTTCCTTCAGACTACAATGTTCAAGGACTAACAATAGACATCACTAATGTCTAAACAGACTAAAAATTAGAAATTTAAGTTAGGAAAAAAAAACCAATATTTACGAAGATCAACCTGAATTGAACGCTAAAATAAAGTAAATCAAGTGATCAggcatatcaaacataatataCCCTGAAATGAACCTTAGAATTACGCAATTTAATGGGAATTATAGTTTGAAATTTCAAATCTTTCGTGCTGACTTAGCGGAAGATTCGAAGTGCAAAATGTATAACAAAGTAAGATCTTTCTTCTTTCAAACTACAATTTTGAAGGATTAACAACAGGCATCACTAATgtctaaaaatactaaaaatcAAGAATGAAGATAGATAAAAAGCCGCGATATTTACTAAGATCAACCTGAATTGGACAGTAACAAAGTAAATCAAGTGATCAGGCATATTAAACAAAAATACCTAGAAATGAATTGGACAATAACAAAGTAAATCAAGTGATCAGGCATGTTAAACATAAATAAATACCTTGAAATTGTACAGTAACAAAGTAAATCAAGTGATCAGCCAcattaaaaaaaagaaggaaaaacccCTAAAAATGAACCCTAGAATTACACAATTACAACACAAAATTACCAAATTACTACGGTTACGAGGATGATTGAAGCGACAACGAGCACCATAGCCACAAATACCAGTCCTCAAGTAATAAATACAATCAGCCTCGTTTGGCCTTTCAGGAACACAAGAACAGAAAAAGCTGCTAAACCCACATACAAAAACCAAAATCCTGATTATGTAGGCATCAAACAGAAGCAATGAGGGACAAACCAAGAAACCCACATGGATATTCTGGGGAAAAGAGAAAGGAActaaataaaaacaaaacaaaaaaacttaCAGAGGGGAACTTGTTACTAGAATAGCAAATAAATTTCAATTTACACTTAGTAAAATTTTAACAAATAGCTACAAATGCAAACTTTAACAATAAATATAAGTAATCTACTAATTAAATTACAATTACAAAGTAATGTAACTAATAATGATAGATATGagatatttaccaaaaaaaaaaaatgacagaaatgagattgaaaaaaaaaatggaaaaaaatgacTTACCTTTAGTGGCGGCGGACAGCAACGGCGGCGACGGAGGACAGGCAGTGGTGGGGATGGAGCGTCAGCGGCGGGGAGGGGTAGGGGTGTGGTGGGGTGGAGTGTCGACGACTGGGTAGGGGTACGGTGGGGGTGGGAGTTTTAATATAATTAGGTTTTGGTTGTTGGGAATAAGAATTGCACGATTGAAGTTTGTGGGAGTATATTAAATTTTACAAGTTTATTATTTCGACTGCGTGCGGTCCAAATAGTTAAGTCAGATTTGACTTAATTATTTCGACCGCATGCGgtcgaaatatgattttttttaattaattattttatttatataatttaattttttaaaatattttttctcatttattatttgtacaaaaTAAGTTTCGATCTCATGCAGTCAAAATTTTATTTCCCGTGTAAATATCGACAGCTTGAGGGcgaaatcccaaaaaaaaaaaaaatctaaaaatttcgacctcatgtaGTCGATTTTTTTTCGACAAAAAAAATGCTTTGGAAAAGGCGTGATTCATTAAGTGAAAGACGCTAACCGAATAGTTAGAGATGCCGCAAGCAAAGATCATATAGCCTAATTGACTGCAAGTTGAATAAGCTATGACCCTCTTTAGATCATTCTGTAATATTCCCGTGGTTGCCGCAAGGAATGACATCATAGCTCCTGCAAAAGTAATAACAATCAAAGACGTAGGTGAGTATTCAAATAAAGGGGAGCACCTTGCTATCATGAAAACGCCAGCTGTTACCATAGTAGCTGCATGAATCAAAGCGGATACTGGAGTGGGACCCTCCATAGCATCGGGTGACCAAGTATGAGGTCGAAAATTTTTGATCGAAATTCActgttttttttagtagtgtatgtAAATTTGTTGATGTAGTAGTTTAACTGATTAAGTAGTCACATTCATGTTGAATAGAATAGAAAAAGTACtaacataaaagaaaaaagaaagaataaacaaaacaaatatAACATGGATAAACAGAATTAAAAAATTGCTAATTACTCCGCCTTTCTCTTCGATAAAACGCACATATTTAAGCTATACAATTTATGTTACTTCAAGGGTTGATTAGCTGACCCATCCAGCAGCCCCAATTGACCCGTTTAAAAGATGGGTCGGCTGGTGTTGCAACCTAAATTGACCCAACAAAGAAATATTATTGACCCAACCCGTTAAATATGGGATGGGTTACACATTCATGGAACAAATCTATCACCTCTATTTAGTTGTTCAGTTTAATATAACAGCTTTTAAGAAACTAAATAATACGTCCAAAATCAATTACGAGGTTTTCACGTCACTTCAGTAGTTGAAAACTTTGTTTTTATCTTCTTTTGTTTCGCTCTTGCCATTTCTTTTCCTATTTTTCTTATTACTTGCTTCGTTTTATAATAGTGCCCTGATTTGTTTCTATGAATTAGGAGTTCCAACTCACAAATATCATTCTACCATCAATAATCACGTCTGCTATTTTGTGGAGGTTGTTCCCAAAATTCCACATTCAACTCCTAGAGTACACATCATTGCTCTGCTATGTTCATTACAAAAAACAAATCTCAAAAGAATTCTAGATAAATAAGAACCAAAAACTATATAGGAAAAGATAAAATTGCCAAAAAATTATGAGAAGTTACCATGAACGATCCTCCACAGAAATTCCACAAGGAATAGCCTTACTTGAAGAAGTATGAATTCTCTGGCTAGGATGCTAAAAATATGGACGCCTGTATTTTCCTCAGCCAATTTGGTTACTCTATCTAATAGCTGAAGGGCTTCATTTCTCACTTGTAATTTGACCTCGTAAATTGCATCCATTTTATGTTGTAGCAGCACATTCTTGTCCCTAGTTGTTACAAAAATTCTACTACCTTTACCAAACCAATCATGATAACCAGCCAAAGCACGTATC from Lycium barbarum isolate Lr01 chromosome 10, ASM1917538v2, whole genome shotgun sequence includes:
- the LOC132613951 gene encoding uncharacterized protein LOC132613951, with protein sequence MLSFIRFNSLRNEAMVIQEIVKVVEREVTIIKSTEIMHLRAVEFHMKRLGCLRIGFDENVRVIGMWGAPRTGKTATAKAIFDMFSHHFEGAVFLPNIGEVTKEHDLVYLQNDLMKETFNYHVQANDIFEGTNLIREKLQSKKVLVVLDGVDHVNQIRALAGYHDWFGKGSRIFVTTRDKNVLLQHKMDAIYEVKLQVRNEALQLLDRVTKLAEENTGVHIFSILAREFILLQVRLFLVEFLWRIVHGAMMSFLAATTGILQNDLKRVIAYSTCSQLGYMIFACGISNYSSSTLHPTTPLPLPAADAPSPPLPVLRRRRCCPPPLKAVGASRATGGEYPERVGQSVCQGCRGGLHFSDVLVLNLEAMAWSILVTTGQGPGPRDSHSAVLAGHRMVVFGGTNGLRKLDVVGRSPGARAGHASVNFGSKVYVIGGVGDKKYYNDVWVLDVINSSWTQLDVMGQKPQGRFSHTAAARNTDIVIYGGCGEDERPLNELVILQFGVEYPNGTSTFSGCRAYGNTSHYDKKRFLGEKNNSSVQ